Proteins co-encoded in one Aminivibrio pyruvatiphilus genomic window:
- a CDS encoding F0F1 ATP synthase subunit gamma, giving the protein MSETTASLRKKIDSASDLQSVVRTMKSLAASSIGQYERSVAALAEYFRAVEIGLGAAFRCASGSELFSAPEGRGTEEIRAVVFGSDQGLVGEFNETVSEYAIETLKKETKRIRIWSVGERVHSQLKDAGFEMEALFTVPGSAKGIITLVGEILLSALKGENPADGAEFYLFYNSPLSGAGYAPEGKRILPLDREWIRRITAITWPSKSLPQILDRGNTTFGGLLREYFFVSIFRACAESLASENASRLAAMERADRNIDDLLEALGRSYHRLRQSGIDEELFDVLAGYEVMSK; this is encoded by the coding sequence ATGAGCGAGACGACGGCAAGTCTGCGAAAAAAGATAGACAGCGCGTCGGATCTTCAGTCCGTTGTCAGGACGATGAAATCCCTCGCCGCATCAAGCATCGGCCAATACGAGCGGTCAGTGGCCGCCCTTGCCGAGTATTTCCGTGCCGTGGAAATTGGCCTCGGGGCTGCATTTCGGTGCGCCTCCGGAAGTGAGCTTTTTTCGGCGCCCGAAGGCAGGGGAACAGAAGAAATACGGGCAGTGGTCTTTGGTTCGGATCAGGGGCTTGTGGGAGAGTTCAATGAAACCGTCTCCGAATACGCGATTGAAACTCTGAAAAAGGAGACGAAACGGATCAGGATCTGGTCGGTGGGAGAACGAGTGCATTCACAGCTGAAGGACGCCGGTTTCGAAATGGAGGCTCTTTTCACCGTCCCCGGGTCGGCGAAAGGAATCATCACCCTCGTTGGAGAAATCCTGCTATCAGCCTTGAAGGGCGAGAATCCCGCTGATGGGGCGGAGTTTTATCTTTTCTACAATAGCCCTCTTTCGGGAGCGGGGTATGCGCCCGAAGGAAAACGGATTCTCCCGCTCGATCGGGAATGGATCAGGCGGATAACCGCGATTACCTGGCCGTCGAAATCTCTTCCGCAGATTCTCGACCGGGGGAATACCACCTTCGGCGGTCTTCTCCGGGAATATTTTTTCGTCTCCATTTTCCGTGCCTGTGCGGAATCCCTCGCGAGCGAAAATGCGAGCCGCCTGGCGGCCATGGAGCGGGCTGACCGGAATATCGACGACCTTCTCGAAGCTCTTGGCCGTTCCTATCATCGCCTGAGGCAGAGCGGAATTGATGAGGAGCTTTTCGATGTTCTGGCGGGGTACGAGGTTATGTCAAAATAA
- a CDS encoding DUF2202 domain-containing protein translates to MKKYIALLVLAVFLAGGAFSAVSASAAPGKKPQGEALSGIPAGELTEVETQGLLLMREEEKLAMDLYRALGEKWGLRIFSSIAESEQQHTNSVKLLLDRYGLEDPAEGKKAGEFSSPDLQKMYDELLAKGNQSMADALKVGALVEEMDIRDLREAMESTQKEDLRMVYRNLERGSINHLSAFGKQLARESIRYEARYLSQSEADAIMNSSSGRGSGRNQPQGQGGRWKK, encoded by the coding sequence ATGAAAAAATATATTGCACTGCTGGTACTCGCTGTTTTTCTTGCGGGAGGAGCGTTTTCGGCCGTCTCGGCTTCTGCGGCACCGGGGAAAAAGCCCCAGGGGGAAGCCCTTTCAGGGATTCCGGCAGGAGAACTGACTGAGGTTGAAACCCAGGGTCTTCTGCTCATGCGGGAGGAAGAAAAACTTGCCATGGATCTTTACCGTGCGCTGGGAGAAAAATGGGGACTCCGGATTTTTTCCAGCATCGCTGAAAGTGAGCAGCAGCATACCAATTCGGTGAAGCTGCTCCTGGACAGATATGGTCTTGAGGATCCGGCAGAGGGGAAGAAGGCCGGTGAATTTTCGAGCCCCGACCTGCAGAAGATGTACGATGAACTGCTGGCAAAGGGGAATCAATCCATGGCGGATGCGCTGAAAGTGGGCGCCCTTGTGGAAGAGATGGACATCAGGGATCTTCGGGAAGCGATGGAAAGTACCCAAAAAGAGGATCTTCGGATGGTGTACCGGAATCTTGAGAGAGGGTCCATAAATCACCTGAGTGCCTTCGGAAAGCAGCTGGCCAGGGAGAGTATCCGGTACGAAGCCCGCTATCTCAGCCAGTCGGAGGCCGATGCAATAATGAATTCGTCCTCGGGGCGCGGAAGCGGTCGAAATCAGCCCCAGGGTCAGGGAGGCCGCTGGAAGAAGTAA
- the modA gene encoding molybdate ABC transporter substrate-binding protein: protein MKAVLKRPAVFLVFSLLFMAPSLPARAEILAAAASLQPALEKALPQFNREHGANLRGVYGASGNLVRQIENGAPFGLFLSADEKWARYAREKGLLDGDPLPFVKMPLVLWRMGSDAPSLGLPGSDGLRVAIANPETAPFGRMAKEYLQEKGFFEKIEKSGRLILGGDVLKTALAAQSGGADMAILPLSVALRLEGGKWTELDTPPQVLFGGLVKGKKTAHLEAFWAFLRSPGAEPVMKEFGFIPVDR, encoded by the coding sequence GTGAAGGCGGTTCTCAAGCGCCCTGCGGTTTTTCTTGTATTTTCCCTCCTCTTCATGGCCCCGTCCCTGCCGGCCCGGGCCGAGATATTGGCGGCTGCGGCATCCCTCCAGCCTGCACTGGAAAAGGCCCTTCCCCAGTTCAACAGGGAGCACGGGGCGAACCTCCGGGGCGTGTACGGGGCCTCAGGAAACCTGGTGCGTCAGATCGAAAACGGCGCCCCCTTCGGGCTCTTTCTCAGCGCCGATGAAAAATGGGCCCGGTACGCCCGGGAGAAAGGGCTTCTCGACGGCGACCCCCTGCCCTTCGTGAAGATGCCCCTCGTTCTCTGGCGCATGGGGAGCGATGCCCCCTCCCTCGGCCTGCCCGGCTCGGACGGGCTCAGGGTGGCCATCGCAAATCCCGAGACGGCACCCTTCGGCCGGATGGCAAAGGAATATCTTCAGGAGAAAGGATTTTTCGAGAAAATCGAAAAAAGCGGAAGGCTCATTCTCGGAGGAGACGTATTGAAGACGGCCCTCGCAGCCCAAAGCGGAGGGGCTGATATGGCCATACTCCCCCTGAGCGTCGCCCTGCGGCTTGAGGGAGGAAAATGGACTGAACTTGACACGCCCCCACAGGTACTCTTCGGCGGTCTTGTCAAAGGAAAGAAAACGGCGCACCTGGAGGCTTTCTGGGCCTTCCTCCGCTCTCCCGGGGCGGAGCCGGTGATGAAGGAATTCGGTTTTATTCCAGTGGACCGCTGA
- the modB gene encoding molybdate ABC transporter permease subunit: MLPPLLLSLKVLFFTVPLLILLGGGAGWLLARREFPGKEACSLLAQLPLILPPSVMGFYLLFFIGKTPLLREMGILFSFPALVLGAAVSASPIMIQASRAAFASVDRELEDAARTLGKKESTVFFTVTLPLARRTLLVGLALSAARALGDFGVSLMIAGNIPGRTQTLPLYIYNQVETLNFARAHGAALLLVGAGLASLYAVRMLEEGRNGKHASC, encoded by the coding sequence ATGCTCCCGCCCCTGCTCCTGAGCCTGAAAGTTCTTTTCTTCACCGTTCCCCTTCTCATCCTCCTGGGAGGGGGGGCGGGGTGGCTTCTCGCACGCAGAGAATTTCCGGGTAAGGAAGCCTGCTCTCTCCTGGCCCAGCTTCCCCTGATTCTTCCGCCGTCGGTGATGGGCTTCTATCTCCTCTTTTTCATCGGAAAAACACCCCTTCTCAGGGAAATGGGCATCCTCTTCTCCTTTCCCGCCCTCGTTCTCGGCGCCGCTGTGTCGGCGTCGCCCATCATGATCCAGGCGTCCCGGGCCGCCTTCGCCTCGGTGGACAGGGAGCTCGAGGACGCCGCCAGGACCCTGGGAAAAAAGGAATCCACGGTTTTTTTCACCGTCACCCTGCCCCTGGCCCGGCGCACGCTCCTCGTCGGCCTTGCCCTGTCCGCGGCAAGAGCCCTGGGAGACTTCGGCGTCTCCCTTATGATCGCCGGCAATATTCCGGGACGGACCCAGACTCTGCCGCTGTATATCTACAACCAGGTGGAAACCCTCAACTTCGCCCGGGCCCACGGAGCGGCCCTGCTCCTGGTCGGAGCCGGTCTTGCCAGCCTCTACGCCGTCCGGATGCTCGAAGAAGGAAGGAACGGAAAACATGCTTCATGCTGA
- a CDS encoding TOBE domain-containing protein codes for MKDGATRESFPVGRLWERGARGEAWNALGWGNLFRGGIVCREGGFRFEGDTVSLDLDGGGLFPGEGLVFVAPDRIRILYPDLPVDPDLGKNIFTAAVEEIVPLGSSVRLYLASEDGTVWQAEHSSGSYEALRLHAGSQVRFAVPPAAAEVWMGPGSCAPEFIQNRAENLPHRS; via the coding sequence ATGAAGGACGGGGCCACCAGGGAATCTTTTCCCGTGGGGCGCCTGTGGGAGCGGGGAGCCCGGGGAGAGGCCTGGAACGCCCTCGGCTGGGGCAATCTCTTTCGGGGCGGCATCGTCTGCAGAGAAGGCGGCTTCCGTTTCGAGGGAGACACCGTCAGCCTGGACCTTGACGGCGGAGGGTTATTTCCGGGAGAGGGGCTGGTTTTCGTGGCGCCGGACAGGATCCGGATCCTCTACCCGGATCTTCCGGTGGACCCGGACCTGGGAAAGAACATTTTTACAGCGGCTGTGGAGGAAATAGTCCCCTTGGGGAGTTCCGTCAGGCTCTACCTGGCATCCGAAGACGGCACGGTCTGGCAGGCCGAGCATTCTTCAGGATCCTACGAAGCCCTCAGGCTCCATGCCGGTTCACAGGTCCGGTTCGCCGTCCCGCCCGCCGCTGCGGAGGTCTGGATGGGACCGGGAAGCTGCGCCCCGGAATTCATTCAGAATAGAGCAGAAAACCTCCCTCACCGTTCTTGA
- a CDS encoding diguanylate cyclase domain-containing protein has product MERKMPALQETAASRLEMSQLLTRVFSSLIETGEEDRNQAVENGLEIFGEFLRVERSYVFLFRREDGEMLMDNTHEWCAAGVSSEKDRLQGVPVSLIARSMDLFTRGEVLNIPRVFDLPEESRTERDLLESQGILSALMVPLRVSGKLTGFLGFDAVHEVREWSDDVIAIISLLGKMFAGAFELWDRTRLLKSVNSALERRIADRTAELGLILRTMDEGYFVLDGGGNFLNVNEGFSKIAGYSAEELLSMSIFDLLGGAFPDGLKEDRSGSGRTAGISFETRIIRKEGSWRDVSVTGRFLPETGTFAAFVRDITERVRRERAMNFRANHDPLTNLPNRRCLLDRLEAALTKTGEAGCELAVAMVDLNGFKRVNDALGHAEGDKVLEEIAMILSRSVRASDTVARWGGDEFVILFEKVRDEADAASLVSRVSEEVRVTRAIRGRETVVTASIGVAFSPRHGRTAESLLRCADEAMYRIKNGEGGFLLYSE; this is encoded by the coding sequence ATGGAAAGGAAGATGCCCGCCCTGCAGGAAACGGCCGCTTCCCGGCTCGAGATGTCCCAGCTTCTGACCCGGGTTTTTTCCTCTCTTATCGAGACCGGGGAGGAGGACAGGAACCAGGCCGTGGAAAACGGGCTGGAAATTTTCGGCGAATTTCTCCGGGTGGAGAGGAGTTACGTGTTCCTTTTCCGCCGGGAAGACGGCGAAATGCTCATGGATAATACCCATGAATGGTGCGCTGCAGGAGTGAGTTCCGAGAAAGACCGCCTCCAGGGCGTTCCCGTCTCCCTTATCGCCAGATCCATGGATTTGTTCACAAGGGGGGAAGTGCTCAACATCCCCCGGGTTTTCGACCTTCCCGAGGAATCCAGGACAGAGAGGGATCTGCTCGAGTCCCAGGGAATACTGTCCGCCCTGATGGTGCCCCTGAGGGTTTCGGGAAAGCTCACCGGCTTCCTTGGCTTCGACGCGGTGCACGAAGTCCGGGAATGGTCGGATGATGTGATCGCCATAATTTCGCTTCTCGGAAAAATGTTCGCGGGGGCCTTTGAACTCTGGGACCGTACGCGGCTCCTGAAAAGCGTGAACAGTGCCCTTGAACGAAGGATCGCCGACCGTACCGCCGAACTCGGCCTGATCCTCAGGACCATGGACGAGGGATATTTCGTCCTCGACGGCGGGGGCAATTTTCTCAACGTCAACGAGGGGTTTTCCAAAATTGCGGGATACTCCGCCGAAGAGCTTCTCTCCATGTCGATCTTCGACCTTCTCGGCGGCGCCTTTCCGGACGGGCTGAAAGAAGACCGCTCCGGAAGCGGCCGCACGGCGGGAATCTCCTTTGAAACCAGGATCATACGGAAGGAGGGTTCCTGGAGGGACGTGTCGGTGACCGGCCGATTCCTTCCGGAAACGGGAACCTTCGCCGCCTTTGTGCGGGACATAACCGAACGGGTCAGAAGAGAGCGGGCCATGAATTTTCGGGCGAACCACGATCCGCTGACAAACCTGCCGAACCGGCGATGCCTTCTCGACCGGCTGGAAGCGGCTCTCACAAAGACGGGCGAAGCAGGATGCGAACTGGCGGTGGCCATGGTCGACCTCAACGGCTTCAAGCGCGTGAACGACGCACTGGGGCATGCCGAGGGGGACAAGGTCCTGGAAGAAATCGCCATGATCCTTTCCCGGTCGGTGAGGGCGTCCGATACCGTGGCCCGGTGGGGCGGGGACGAATTTGTCATCCTGTTCGAAAAGGTCAGGGATGAGGCCGATGCGGCGTCCCTTGTCTCCAGGGTCTCGGAAGAGGTTCGCGTGACCAGGGCAATCAGGGGCCGGGAGACCGTCGTTACGGCGAGCATCGGCGTGGCCTTCTCTCCGCGGCATGGACGTACGGCTGAAAGTCTGCTCCGGTGCGCCGACGAAGCCATGTACAGGATCAAGAACGGTGAGGGAGGTTTTCTGCTCTATTCTGAATGA
- a CDS encoding acetamidase/formamidase family protein produces the protein MLFALLLFSALAFLLLAPSAGQARTRPFFITKEQAYNGMLRADIPPALVIDDGDTVVFNTVMLLGGNLSPEMSFDDMLALRTEMKEKGIGVYAFTGPFHINGAEPGDTLEVRIRRIVPGKYAVTHIYPDHMNIGGLPEGFSKGFLKPLFLSQDRKTIEFAPGVTLKTRPFLGTMAVAPRPGEELPPAVPGYFAGNMDNKELVEGTTLYIPVNVRGALFMAADAHAVQGDGEVSIAAAETYFEEVELQFVVRKDLKLHYPLAESPTHWIVMGFHHDLDEAMKMAIREAISFLMREKGLSREEAFSLCSLSVDFRVTQVVDGDKGVHGMIPKSIFS, from the coding sequence ATGCTTTTCGCACTGCTGCTGTTTTCCGCCCTCGCCTTTCTTCTTCTCGCCCCTTCAGCCGGGCAGGCCCGGACCCGGCCGTTCTTCATCACGAAGGAACAGGCCTACAACGGCATGCTCAGGGCAGACATCCCCCCCGCCCTCGTGATCGACGACGGGGACACCGTGGTTTTCAACACGGTCATGCTCCTGGGCGGGAATCTTTCCCCCGAAATGTCCTTCGACGACATGCTTGCCCTTCGCACGGAAATGAAGGAAAAGGGTATCGGCGTCTACGCCTTTACGGGGCCCTTTCACATCAACGGGGCCGAGCCCGGCGACACTCTCGAGGTAAGGATCAGGCGCATTGTCCCCGGAAAATACGCCGTCACCCACATCTATCCCGACCATATGAACATAGGAGGTCTGCCTGAGGGATTCAGCAAAGGCTTCCTGAAACCCCTCTTCCTGTCGCAGGACAGAAAGACCATCGAATTCGCCCCCGGCGTGACCCTCAAAACCAGGCCGTTCCTGGGCACCATGGCCGTGGCCCCCCGTCCGGGCGAGGAGCTGCCTCCGGCGGTTCCGGGCTATTTTGCCGGCAACATGGACAACAAGGAACTCGTGGAGGGAACAACCCTCTACATTCCAGTGAACGTACGGGGAGCTCTCTTCATGGCCGCGGACGCCCACGCCGTCCAGGGGGACGGAGAGGTGAGCATCGCTGCCGCCGAGACCTATTTCGAGGAAGTGGAGCTTCAGTTCGTTGTCCGGAAGGACCTGAAACTCCACTACCCTCTCGCCGAGTCGCCGACCCACTGGATCGTCATGGGATTCCACCACGATCTGGACGAGGCCATGAAGATGGCTATCCGTGAGGCCATATCCTTTCTCATGAGGGAAAAGGGACTCTCCCGGGAGGAAGCCTTCTCCCTGTGCAGCCTCTCAGTGGATTTCCGCGTCACCCAGGTGGTGGACGGCGACAAGGGCGTCCACGGCATGATCCCGAAGTCGATCTTCAGTTGA
- a CDS encoding efflux RND transporter permease subunit, with amino-acid sequence MGGLVRFCIKRPVFTWAMVLVLVLLGVSSYNQLAVALLPKVDIPVVVVQTVYRGASPNEIEQLVTKPIEDAIADLEGLDKITSYSAESNSFVVLEMEVDVNVDQALVDVSNKVKSARNKLPDGVDEPIFRKVDINAQAFMVVAFTSSLPEKEAKKIIEDNIVPRLSRVDGVGQTSVTGGRDREIRILLDPVALSEYRVSIQTLAAVVAANNVTNPSGYITQEKDETWLRLIGEFNRVEELENIMIPTASGNPVRVRDLGTVVDGEQDVRSIARVNGNPVVQLRISARPNSDVVRAGELVKKELGAIMKTMPDFTAEIPFDDTKFIESSVKNVLRDMGFGILLTVVVLYLFLKRFSATFIVSVAMPVALFATFMPLAMHGYSLNIMSSLGLAISMGVLVNNSILIIENIYRFRDMGYSPEEAAEKGTVEISLSVIAGTATNLGVFLPVAIMRGIAGQFLVQYAMTIVYATLFSLWVSLTLTPSMAARIKSDKGTPRLGRILCGWWDWFYSGFEELFLFSLRRALAHPLITIVIFLGLTYGAFRMGGLIGSEMMPRTDSGVMTVSITLPSNTPVFVTQDRVKEIENHIRQTLPSLKYVVSTVGASGRNQGTHKATVEAYFTEDPDRPSTMEMADRIRPFVNSMPGVDGAVSGFRQNMGGGKPIQLVVRGEELETLYRIAETIRDRIRHVPGIVDAGIDVEMGKPELQILPVRWRLSQFGIDMTTLSHVIYGYLVGMDAGKFRQEGFEYDIKARISPDKAKDIFKVQDLPIMTTYGLMPLKEFAEVQWRDGPTEVVRKDRQKAVTVEADARYISVGEATVNARRAIADLALPEGYSIDYGGDAEFMEETFGELGRALFIAIGLTFIIIAAILESWFFAFVIILTVPLAALGVIPSMLLSGVSISMFALIGLIMLVGLVVNNAIVVIDYAETRRKEEGEPAATAIEKACAIRLRMLFMAISAAVISMVPLALGTGQGGALRQPIAFVAIGGLVAGGIIALLVVPAVYKLYWGFRERRAARKAQAAAASE; translated from the coding sequence ATGGGCGGTCTCGTACGATTCTGCATAAAGCGCCCGGTATTCACCTGGGCGATGGTCCTTGTTCTCGTCCTCCTCGGGGTAAGCAGCTACAACCAGCTTGCGGTGGCCCTGCTTCCAAAGGTGGATATCCCCGTGGTGGTGGTCCAGACCGTCTACCGGGGAGCGAGCCCCAACGAGATCGAACAGCTGGTGACGAAGCCCATCGAGGACGCCATAGCTGACCTGGAGGGTCTTGACAAGATCACGAGTTATTCGGCGGAGAGCAACTCCTTCGTGGTCCTTGAGATGGAAGTGGACGTGAACGTGGACCAGGCCCTCGTGGACGTGTCCAACAAGGTAAAGTCGGCCAGGAACAAGCTTCCTGACGGTGTGGACGAACCCATCTTCAGGAAGGTGGACATCAACGCCCAGGCCTTCATGGTCGTGGCCTTCACAAGCTCTCTTCCGGAGAAGGAAGCGAAGAAGATCATCGAGGACAACATTGTCCCCCGCCTCTCCAGGGTGGACGGCGTCGGCCAGACGAGCGTGACGGGCGGCCGGGACAGGGAGATCAGGATCCTGCTCGACCCCGTGGCCCTCAGCGAATACCGGGTGAGCATCCAGACCCTTGCGGCGGTGGTGGCGGCCAACAACGTGACCAACCCCTCCGGCTACATCACCCAGGAGAAAGACGAGACGTGGCTCCGCCTCATCGGTGAATTCAACAGGGTAGAGGAACTGGAGAACATCATGATTCCCACCGCATCGGGAAACCCCGTTCGGGTGCGGGATCTGGGAACGGTGGTGGACGGCGAGCAGGACGTGCGGTCCATCGCCCGGGTGAACGGGAACCCGGTGGTGCAGCTCCGGATCAGCGCCCGTCCCAATTCCGACGTGGTGAGAGCGGGGGAGCTGGTGAAGAAGGAGCTCGGCGCGATCATGAAGACCATGCCGGACTTCACCGCGGAAATCCCTTTCGATGATACGAAGTTTATCGAGTCGTCGGTGAAGAACGTGCTCCGGGACATGGGATTCGGCATCCTGCTCACCGTGGTGGTGCTCTACCTCTTCCTCAAACGGTTCTCGGCCACCTTCATCGTCTCCGTGGCCATGCCCGTGGCGCTTTTCGCCACCTTTATGCCCCTGGCCATGCACGGCTATTCCCTGAACATCATGAGCTCCCTGGGACTTGCCATCTCCATGGGCGTCCTGGTGAACAATTCCATCCTCATCATCGAGAACATCTACCGCTTCCGGGACATGGGCTATTCCCCCGAGGAGGCGGCGGAAAAGGGAACGGTGGAGATCTCCCTGTCGGTCATCGCCGGCACGGCCACGAACCTCGGGGTGTTCCTCCCCGTGGCCATCATGAGGGGAATCGCCGGACAGTTCCTGGTGCAGTATGCCATGACCATCGTCTACGCCACCCTCTTCTCCCTGTGGGTCTCACTGACCCTGACACCGTCCATGGCCGCGAGAATCAAGTCCGACAAGGGCACCCCCAGGCTGGGGCGCATTCTCTGCGGGTGGTGGGACTGGTTCTATTCCGGCTTCGAAGAGCTGTTTCTCTTTTCTCTCAGGCGGGCCCTGGCCCATCCGCTGATCACCATCGTGATCTTCCTCGGGCTCACCTACGGCGCCTTCAGGATGGGAGGACTTATCGGCTCCGAGATGATGCCCCGAACCGACAGCGGGGTTATGACGGTCAGCATCACCCTGCCCAGCAACACCCCGGTGTTCGTGACCCAGGACCGGGTGAAGGAGATCGAGAATCACATCCGGCAAACCCTTCCCTCGCTGAAATACGTCGTTTCCACGGTAGGCGCCTCGGGAAGAAACCAGGGAACCCACAAGGCGACCGTGGAAGCCTATTTCACCGAGGACCCGGACCGGCCCTCCACCATGGAAATGGCGGACCGCATCCGCCCCTTCGTGAACTCCATGCCCGGAGTGGACGGGGCGGTCAGCGGGTTCCGGCAGAACATGGGAGGCGGGAAACCCATCCAGCTCGTGGTGAGGGGGGAAGAACTTGAAACCCTCTACCGGATCGCGGAGACCATACGGGACCGGATCCGTCATGTGCCGGGAATCGTGGACGCCGGCATCGACGTGGAAATGGGCAAGCCCGAGCTGCAGATCCTGCCCGTGAGATGGCGTCTTTCCCAGTTCGGCATCGACATGACCACCCTTTCCCACGTAATTTACGGCTATCTTGTCGGCATGGATGCGGGAAAGTTCCGCCAGGAAGGCTTTGAGTACGACATAAAGGCCCGGATCAGCCCGGACAAGGCGAAGGATATCTTCAAGGTCCAGGACCTGCCGATCATGACAACCTACGGTCTCATGCCCCTGAAGGAATTCGCCGAGGTGCAGTGGAGGGACGGGCCGACGGAAGTCGTCCGGAAAGACAGGCAGAAGGCGGTCACCGTCGAGGCGGACGCACGCTATATCAGCGTCGGCGAGGCCACGGTCAATGCCCGCAGGGCCATAGCGGACCTCGCTCTTCCCGAGGGATACTCCATCGACTACGGCGGAGACGCGGAATTCATGGAGGAGACCTTCGGAGAACTGGGCAGGGCGCTCTTCATCGCCATAGGGCTGACGTTCATCATTATAGCGGCCATCCTCGAGTCCTGGTTCTTCGCCTTCGTGATCATTCTCACGGTGCCCCTGGCCGCCCTGGGAGTCATTCCCTCCATGCTGCTGTCCGGGGTCTCCATTTCCATGTTCGCCCTCATCGGTCTCATCATGCTGGTGGGACTGGTGGTGAACAACGCCATCGTGGTCATCGACTACGCCGAAACCCGAAGAAAGGAAGAAGGGGAACCGGCTGCCACAGCCATTGAGAAAGCCTGTGCCATCCGGCTCAGGATGCTCTTCATGGCCATCTCCGCCGCCGTCATCTCCATGGTTCCCCTGGCCCTGGGAACCGGACAGGGCGGCGCCCTGCGGCAGCCCATCGCCTTCGTGGCCATCGGCGGACTTGTTGCCGGCGGCATCATCGCCCTGCTTGTCGTGCCCGCAGTCTACAAGCTCTACTGGGGGTTCCGGGAGCGGAGGGCGGCCAGGAAGGCCCAGGCTGCCGCCGCATCGGAATAG
- a CDS encoding efflux RND transporter periplasmic adaptor subunit yields MAKSIFARLSAVFWVLLICAGGVFMVVRVQAKLQETAANAAAMEQKEEVPVPVDVMRLSRQDWEIWRSYYGQAKAGKSQTVTSYVKEIVREVHVQIGDKVKAGQVLLTLSSQDYRASAAADRASYEDAVRDYKRLSELHKSGGVSKAQVEQAFSRMKSEEAKLQSSQSTLARTQVRASIDGIVASRTVEPGEVAADGKALLTIIDLKDLEAEIMVSRKDILSLNRETPVEVLSDGQKTKCSIKRISPEAAQGSGLYPVVVCLNGLDVLPGTHVEARFLVEKKKDLIIIPSEIVQRRGDKAFVYVLDGERAKLREIVPGEGQNGTLSVDAGLSEGDLVVVRGHNLLFENALVTITREDAAGSAGK; encoded by the coding sequence ATGGCAAAATCAATTTTCGCAAGGCTGAGTGCAGTGTTCTGGGTCCTCCTGATCTGCGCGGGAGGCGTTTTCATGGTGGTCCGGGTGCAGGCGAAGCTCCAGGAGACTGCCGCCAACGCGGCTGCCATGGAACAGAAAGAGGAAGTGCCCGTTCCGGTTGACGTGATGCGGCTTTCCCGGCAGGACTGGGAAATCTGGAGGAGCTACTACGGCCAGGCAAAGGCCGGAAAAAGCCAGACAGTCACATCCTACGTGAAGGAAATCGTCCGGGAGGTCCATGTCCAGATCGGTGACAAAGTGAAGGCGGGTCAGGTGCTGCTGACCCTTTCCTCCCAGGACTACCGGGCTTCCGCCGCCGCCGACAGGGCGAGCTACGAGGACGCGGTGCGGGACTATAAACGGCTTTCCGAGCTCCACAAATCCGGGGGTGTTTCCAAGGCCCAGGTGGAGCAGGCTTTTTCGAGGATGAAGAGCGAGGAGGCGAAGCTTCAGTCCTCCCAGTCCACCCTCGCCCGCACCCAGGTCAGGGCCAGCATCGACGGCATAGTGGCCAGCCGGACCGTGGAGCCGGGGGAAGTGGCCGCCGACGGAAAGGCCCTGCTGACCATCATTGACCTCAAGGACCTGGAGGCGGAGATCATGGTCTCCCGGAAGGACATCCTGAGCCTGAACCGGGAAACCCCCGTGGAAGTGCTGAGCGACGGACAGAAGACGAAATGTTCCATCAAGAGGATCAGCCCCGAGGCTGCCCAGGGGTCGGGACTGTACCCCGTGGTGGTCTGCCTGAACGGTCTCGACGTGCTTCCCGGCACCCACGTGGAGGCCCGCTTCCTCGTGGAGAAAAAGAAGGACCTGATCATCATTCCCTCCGAGATCGTCCAGAGAAGGGGAGACAAGGCCTTTGTCTATGTCCTTGACGGCGAACGGGCGAAACTCCGGGAGATTGTTCCGGGTGAGGGGCAGAACGGCACCCTTTCCGTGGATGCCGGTCTTTCTGAAGGAGACCTCGTGGTGGTCAGGGGGCATAACCTGCTGTTTGAGAACGCCCTCGTCACCATAACCAGGGAGGACGCCGCCGGCTCGGCAGGCAAATAA